One window of the Bacillota bacterium genome contains the following:
- the speE gene encoding polyamine aminopropyltransferase produces MDLWFTEKQTPHLGITCKVRATLHSEKTPYQELAIIDTEQFGRMLVLDGMVMTTVKDEFVYHEMITWVALNTHPAPKQVLVIGGGDGGAIREIVKHPVVEKATLAEIDVRVIETAKEYLPEIACGYKNPKVEILVVDGIKHVQDSPNTYDVIIVDSTEPVGPAVGLFSQDFYRSVFVALKEDGLFVAQTESPFINNDLISQVYKDISRIFPITKLYLASIPTYPSGLWSFTMGSKKHDPEMVDEKRCLAIDTKYYTPELHKAVFKLPRFVADLLK; encoded by the coding sequence ATGGACCTATGGTTTACGGAAAAACAAACCCCGCATTTGGGTATTACTTGTAAGGTACGGGCTACTTTACATTCGGAAAAAACTCCGTACCAGGAGCTGGCGATCATTGATACCGAGCAATTTGGCCGTATGCTGGTTCTTGACGGAATGGTAATGACAACAGTCAAAGATGAGTTTGTTTATCACGAGATGATTACCTGGGTTGCTTTGAATACTCACCCGGCACCCAAGCAGGTATTAGTAATTGGTGGGGGCGATGGTGGTGCTATTCGGGAGATTGTCAAGCACCCTGTCGTAGAAAAAGCAACTCTTGCTGAAATTGATGTGCGGGTTATCGAAACCGCTAAAGAATATTTACCAGAGATTGCTTGTGGGTACAAGAATCCCAAAGTAGAGATTCTTGTTGTTGATGGAATTAAACACGTCCAGGATTCGCCAAACACCTACGATGTGATTATCGTGGATTCAACAGAACCAGTAGGGCCAGCAGTAGGCTTATTTAGCCAAGATTTTTACCGTTCTGTTTTTGTGGCGTTAAAGGAAGATGGATTGTTTGTTGCCCAAACCGAGTCGCCTTTTATTAATAATGACTTGATATCTCAAGTTTATAAAGATATTTCGAGGATTTTCCCGATCACTAAACTGTACCTGGCCAGTATTCCTACTTATCCCAGTGGATTATGGAGTTTTACCATGGGTTCCAAAAAGCATGATCCAGAAATGGTAGATGAAAAAAGATGTTTAGCTATCGATACCAAATACTATACCCCGGAACTGCATAAG